In a single window of the Mucilaginibacter defluvii genome:
- a CDS encoding TonB-dependent receptor, with translation MLQILRSIFMLCLLACVSIGAYAQNRVITGTVTDPNGEALPGATVTVTGTTVSVATNKMGAFSINAPAAGNSLTITFLGMEKQQISIAGKTNVNVYLKPSATSLEEVVVKVAYGSAKKANLSSAQTSISAKELNRTVNTTVEQALQGRSAGVYVTQNSGQPGGGMSINIRGVSTINGATDPLYVIDDIQIAPTQIGFGPQSSSNPLAGINPADIEDIQVLQGPAATSLYGSRATNGVVLITTKRGKAGDVKLTYNYQYGLQTAPKHLDVMDLRQYAQMVKEYHAIAGGETPLEFLDPSLLGKGTNWQDELFGNSARQNHTLSLSGGTEKTKYYLSGDYLDQKGVAAGSGFKRYSARLNMDSKAKEWLTFGTDLNFSQTKENLTTSQENLISNGIQLTPQIPVKNIDGSWGGGDLNNGANQFAPVNPVAIANLVTNNFLRREFRGGLRADVKILPELHFKTSLTTNVGYSESQNYIPTYKIGWAENVTAAFTNGTGSNTYWNWNQLLEYNKSFGRHNFNLIASHEAQAGTWKNLSARRTGFLTNDIFDIEAGDPNTASNGGGSGHWALESFLARLNYNYADRYIVSGAIRADGSSNFGSENVWGYFPSVSAAWRITNEEFWNVSAINELKLRVETGLTGNQGGGAGIYSPLAPGATPTSTGFLPSKFANPNLKWEETRTYNVGLNIGLFKDRITLEADYYDKQTSNLLMDLSLPWYMGTNGTGAVGAPLVNIGTLSNKGWGITLNTTNITNKDFTWNTNFNISHFKTVIKKLNSESAFISRTSWWLDNWTQKSAVGSAPWLFQGYIEEGLFQSVDEINSSAVPVDNNGNRLPTAEVNGVWVGDVKYKDINGDGKIDVNDLTNIGNPWPKLYAGFTNNFSYKNFNLSVLVTAAYGNDVYNYLARANSNPNNINLSRNMLVNAMNYARPVTNADGSASLANPGTNVARISFGPNGNYARITDKWVEDGSFIRLKNVTLSYNVPAAFLAKQKFVRGARLAFGVQNLATITGYKGLDPEVGSYVGRDAQATNQAIGLDNGRYPLTPFYTFSFGIDL, from the coding sequence ATGCTACAAATTTTACGAAGTATTTTTATGCTGTGTTTGCTTGCCTGTGTTTCCATAGGCGCTTATGCGCAGAACCGGGTAATAACCGGTACGGTTACTGATCCGAACGGCGAGGCGCTCCCCGGCGCCACCGTTACGGTTACCGGTACTACAGTATCTGTTGCTACCAACAAAATGGGCGCTTTTTCCATTAATGCCCCGGCCGCCGGTAACAGTTTAACCATAACCTTTTTAGGGATGGAAAAACAACAAATTTCCATCGCCGGAAAAACAAACGTTAATGTTTACCTGAAACCATCAGCAACATCGTTAGAAGAAGTTGTGGTAAAGGTTGCCTACGGCAGCGCCAAAAAGGCCAACTTATCAAGTGCGCAAACATCTATCTCAGCCAAAGAGCTTAATCGCACGGTAAATACTACGGTTGAGCAGGCGCTGCAGGGCCGTTCGGCGGGTGTTTACGTTACACAAAATTCGGGGCAGCCGGGTGGGGGCATGTCAATCAATATCCGTGGCGTGAGTACCATCAATGGCGCTACCGATCCGCTATATGTTATTGATGATATACAAATAGCGCCAACGCAAATCGGTTTTGGCCCGCAAAGCTCAAGCAACCCGCTCGCGGGTATAAACCCGGCTGATATTGAGGATATACAGGTACTGCAAGGCCCGGCAGCCACGTCATTATACGGCTCACGTGCTACTAACGGTGTTGTGTTGATCACTACCAAAAGAGGTAAAGCGGGCGATGTTAAGCTTACTTACAATTATCAATATGGCTTGCAAACCGCCCCCAAACATCTGGATGTGATGGATTTAAGGCAGTATGCGCAAATGGTTAAGGAGTACCATGCTATTGCCGGTGGCGAAACACCGCTTGAATTTCTTGATCCGTCATTACTGGGTAAGGGTACTAACTGGCAGGATGAGCTTTTCGGCAACAGCGCGCGCCAAAATCATACATTGAGCCTTAGCGGTGGTACCGAGAAAACCAAGTACTATTTATCAGGCGATTACCTTGACCAAAAGGGTGTTGCAGCAGGTTCGGGCTTCAAACGCTACTCTGCACGCTTAAATATGGATAGCAAGGCCAAGGAATGGTTAACATTTGGTACCGATCTTAACTTTAGCCAAACCAAAGAGAACCTGACAACCAGCCAGGAAAATCTAATATCCAACGGTATTCAGCTAACACCGCAAATACCTGTTAAAAACATAGATGGTTCATGGGGCGGTGGCGATTTGAATAATGGTGCCAACCAGTTTGCGCCGGTTAACCCGGTTGCTATTGCCAACCTGGTAACCAACAACTTTTTAAGGCGCGAATTTCGCGGTGGTTTAAGGGCCGATGTAAAAATATTGCCCGAACTGCATTTCAAAACATCGTTAACTACAAACGTTGGTTACTCTGAATCGCAGAACTATATACCTACCTACAAAATTGGCTGGGCAGAGAATGTTACCGCTGCTTTTACCAACGGTACAGGTTCAAATACATATTGGAATTGGAACCAGTTGCTGGAGTATAACAAAAGCTTTGGCAGGCATAACTTTAACCTGATAGCCAGCCACGAGGCGCAGGCCGGTACATGGAAAAACCTGTCGGCACGCCGAACTGGGTTTTTAACCAACGATATATTTGATATTGAGGCAGGTGATCCCAACACGGCAAGTAACGGCGGCGGATCAGGGCATTGGGCTTTAGAGTCATTCCTGGCCAGGTTGAACTATAACTATGCCGACCGCTACATCGTTTCAGGAGCCATACGTGCAGACGGTTCATCCAACTTCGGGTCAGAGAATGTTTGGGGATATTTCCCTTCGGTATCGGCAGCCTGGCGTATTACTAACGAGGAGTTCTGGAATGTATCAGCTATCAATGAGTTAAAATTACGTGTTGAAACCGGCTTAACCGGCAACCAGGGTGGCGGCGCCGGTATTTATTCGCCTTTGGCACCCGGTGCAACGCCAACAAGTACCGGCTTTTTACCAAGCAAATTTGCTAACCCGAACTTGAAGTGGGAAGAAACGCGTACCTACAACGTTGGCCTGAACATCGGTTTGTTTAAAGACCGTATTACCCTCGAAGCCGATTATTATGATAAACAAACCAGCAACCTGTTAATGGATCTTTCGCTGCCTTGGTATATGGGTACTAACGGTACAGGCGCTGTTGGCGCTCCGCTGGTAAACATTGGTACCTTATCAAACAAAGGCTGGGGTATAACATTAAATACCACTAACATCACTAATAAGGATTTTACATGGAACACCAACTTTAACATATCGCACTTTAAAACCGTTATCAAAAAACTCAATAGTGAGTCGGCGTTTATTTCACGTACATCGTGGTGGTTAGATAACTGGACGCAAAAATCAGCCGTAGGCTCAGCGCCGTGGTTATTCCAGGGATATATTGAAGAAGGCTTGTTTCAATCGGTTGACGAGATTAACAGCAGCGCCGTGCCGGTTGATAACAACGGCAACAGGTTGCCAACCGCCGAAGTTAATGGTGTTTGGGTTGGCGATGTAAAGTACAAGGATATTAACGGTGATGGTAAAATTGACGTAAATGACCTTACCAACATTGGTAACCCGTGGCCTAAACTGTATGCCGGTTTCACCAACAACTTCTCGTACAAAAACTTCAACCTCAGCGTACTGGTAACAGCCGCTTATGGTAATGATGTATATAATTATTTGGCACGGGCAAATTCAAACCCTAACAATATCAATCTGAGCCGTAATATGCTGGTTAACGCCATGAATTATGCACGTCCGGTAACCAATGCTGATGGCTCGGCCTCGCTGGCCAACCCGGGAACCAACGTTGCCAGGATATCATTCGGGCCAAACGGCAACTACGCCCGTATTACTGATAAATGGGTAGAGGATGGTTCATTTATCAGGCTAAAAAACGTAACCCTGTCATACAATGTGCCGGCCGCTTTTTTGGCTAAGCAAAAATTTGTTCGCGGTGCGCGCCTTGCTTTCGGTGTACAAAACCTGGCCACCATAACCGGTTACAAAGGTCTTGACCCTGAAGTGGGCTCATATGTAGGCCGTGATGCGCAGGCTACTAACCAGGCTATAGGCCTTGACAACGGGCGCTATCCGCTTACGCCGTTCTACACATTCAGTTTCGGGATTGACTTATAA
- a CDS encoding hybrid sensor histidine kinase/response regulator transcription factor: MFVLLGKSYAQTNVQFTHLTTLNGLSQSKVNCILKDKLGFMWFGTQNGLNRYDGYSFKVYQHNLKDSTSIAGNNINCLFEDSNGDLWIGTSDGGLVLYDRGKDAFIPVGVKGPKGTLISDLAITAIYEDRQKNFWVGTFNKLNLLNRKTGQVKQFDARSGSLSNNTINCVYQDRKNRLWVGTAGGLNLLNPKTGRCKTFLNNSNDATSLSDNKVNCINQDASGNLWVGTNAGLNKLSADGRKFEVYKNAPNNNKTLSNNVVNAISNDGAKKLWVATESALDHFELSSKTFTHYQELPFDERSLSHSSVYSLLVDNVGILWVGTYNGGINKYDKNETSFKLYRNFNNENLNTNTVSSFAEEADGDVWVGTDGGGLYHWQRKNNWFTGFNPQSKQHYFPSLSVLALKLSADRKILWAGTYGNGLIKMDLSTMHPVFYNTGLKNNAVYTLIEDQQGNIWAGTNGGGVSMLDPATGKFKNYMYTQYGQSISSNFVRSLCEDADGNIWIGTYSGGLNMLNHKTGKFTYYNTLNSGLQSDIIYAIYQDKQKNIWVGTMGGGLHLFDNATHRFKPFNRSNGLAGNIINSISEDKNGTLWISTDNGINQYDSRTKKFKTFTVLNGLQGNEFFLGAGITLNNNDLLFGGLNGFNLIDPNEIKINRHIPPVVITDFLLFNKSVPVANKNSPLQLNINETREIELSHNQSVFTIEFAALNYTIPQKNRYAYRLEGFDRRWNHIKNERKVTYTNLDPGDYTFRVIASNNDGIWNRQGASIKIIIKPPFWKTNTAYLIYIAAIAGILYAIYREIVSREKLKSEIEYQKLTAGKIQELNQLKLNFFTNISHELRTPLSLIIDPIRKISTGDISVEKVNSYSALAYKNALRLMALVNQLLDFRKLESGNMHPDLKRVRVAALVSDVFDNFSLKANERNIQYSLRIDDNVTYAWLDSDKLHKILTNLLANAFKHTPDNGTVTVFVKQINVNNTEFIEIHVTDTGIGIPEQFQEKIFNIFYQVKGTQRFAKESSGIGLALTKELVTMHNGNIRVESEEGKGTDFIVQIPVGLGLDDEHENISEPKTEQAYEHEEQTALLIIPDTVNAHAPVILVVEDNETLRHYITQELSETYQVYQACDGLEGYEMALHIVPDLVISDILMPGHDGLELCHKLKTDEKTSHIPVILLTARQTEENRIEGYTTGADAYIAKPYNSALLKVRIQNILDSRKKLRELYSTKIEEKHVQTELSPIDKQFLKKAVKIVEDNIADIDFDIDTLAERLQMSRRQLYRKISALTDKTVHDFVTDIRMEKAATLLLSGEFTIAEVAYKVGFSEPANFSRSFSKKYGISPKNYVIGKSKL, translated from the coding sequence ATGTTTGTATTATTAGGTAAGAGCTATGCGCAAACCAATGTGCAGTTCACGCATCTTACTACGCTTAATGGTTTATCGCAAAGCAAGGTAAATTGTATTTTGAAGGATAAGTTGGGCTTTATGTGGTTTGGCACCCAAAATGGGCTTAATAGGTACGATGGCTACAGTTTTAAGGTTTATCAGCACAATTTAAAAGATAGCACAAGCATAGCCGGAAATAACATAAATTGCCTTTTTGAGGATAGTAACGGCGACTTATGGATAGGCACGAGCGATGGCGGGCTGGTGCTGTATGATCGCGGTAAGGATGCCTTTATTCCGGTAGGCGTCAAGGGGCCTAAAGGAACTTTAATAAGCGACCTGGCCATAACCGCAATATATGAAGACCGTCAAAAAAATTTTTGGGTGGGTACATTTAACAAGCTGAATTTGTTAAACCGTAAAACTGGGCAGGTAAAACAATTTGACGCAAGGTCAGGCAGTTTGTCAAACAACACCATCAATTGCGTATATCAGGATAGAAAAAACAGGTTGTGGGTAGGAACTGCCGGGGGCCTTAACCTATTGAATCCTAAAACAGGCAGGTGTAAAACTTTTTTAAATAATAGTAACGATGCAACCAGCCTGAGCGACAATAAGGTTAATTGCATAAACCAGGATGCTTCGGGAAACCTTTGGGTAGGCACTAATGCCGGACTTAACAAGCTAAGCGCAGATGGTAGAAAGTTTGAAGTATACAAAAATGCGCCCAACAACAATAAAACCCTGAGCAACAATGTAGTTAACGCGATAAGTAACGATGGGGCCAAAAAGTTGTGGGTAGCAACAGAAAGCGCGCTCGATCATTTTGAGCTATCATCAAAAACATTCACGCATTACCAGGAATTGCCTTTTGATGAACGGTCACTAAGTCACAGTTCGGTATATTCTCTATTAGTTGATAATGTGGGTATTTTATGGGTGGGCACTTATAACGGTGGCATAAACAAGTACGACAAAAACGAAACCAGCTTTAAACTATACCGTAATTTTAATAACGAAAACCTGAACACCAATACCGTAAGCTCCTTTGCCGAAGAGGCTGATGGTGATGTTTGGGTAGGCACCGATGGTGGTGGCTTATATCATTGGCAGCGTAAAAACAATTGGTTTACAGGCTTTAACCCGCAATCAAAGCAACATTATTTCCCCTCTCTTTCTGTTTTGGCGCTTAAGCTATCGGCTGATAGAAAGATTTTGTGGGCAGGTACTTATGGCAACGGATTGATCAAAATGGATCTTAGCACCATGCATCCCGTATTTTATAATACCGGGCTAAAGAACAATGCTGTATATACTTTGATAGAAGACCAGCAAGGCAACATTTGGGCCGGTACCAACGGCGGCGGGGTAAGTATGCTTGATCCGGCTACCGGCAAGTTTAAAAATTACATGTATACCCAATATGGCCAAAGCATCAGCAGTAATTTCGTCAGGAGTTTGTGTGAAGATGCTGACGGAAACATCTGGATAGGTACCTACTCCGGTGGCCTGAATATGCTTAACCATAAAACCGGCAAATTCACCTATTATAACACGCTTAACAGTGGCCTGCAAAGCGATATTATTTACGCTATTTACCAGGATAAACAAAAAAACATATGGGTTGGCACCATGGGTGGCGGCCTGCATTTATTTGATAATGCTACCCACCGCTTTAAGCCCTTCAACAGATCAAACGGACTTGCCGGTAATATTATTAATTCGATTAGTGAGGATAAAAACGGCACGCTGTGGATCAGTACCGACAATGGCATTAATCAGTATGATTCGCGTACCAAAAAATTCAAAACGTTTACAGTGCTTAACGGCCTGCAAGGCAACGAGTTTTTTTTAGGGGCAGGGATCACGTTAAATAACAATGATTTATTGTTTGGCGGGCTTAATGGTTTCAATCTGATTGATCCTAATGAAATAAAAATCAACCGGCACATTCCGCCAGTTGTAATAACCGATTTTTTGCTGTTTAACAAATCGGTACCCGTAGCCAACAAGAACTCTCCGCTTCAACTCAATATTAACGAAACGCGCGAGATCGAGCTTTCTCATAATCAGTCGGTATTTACTATAGAATTTGCCGCGCTGAATTATACCATCCCTCAAAAAAACCGGTATGCCTATCGCCTTGAAGGATTTGACAGGCGATGGAATCACATAAAAAATGAAAGAAAGGTTACCTATACCAACCTTGATCCGGGCGATTACACCTTCAGGGTGATAGCCTCAAATAATGATGGCATTTGGAACAGGCAGGGCGCATCCATTAAAATAATTATCAAGCCCCCGTTTTGGAAAACCAATACCGCTTACCTTATATATATAGCGGCTATTGCCGGTATTTTGTATGCCATCTACCGCGAAATAGTATCGAGGGAGAAGCTGAAAAGTGAAATTGAATATCAAAAATTAACAGCAGGCAAAATACAGGAGTTAAATCAATTAAAGCTTAACTTTTTCACCAATATATCGCACGAGCTACGAACGCCTTTATCGCTGATCATTGACCCTATCCGCAAAATTTCCACAGGTGATATCAGTGTTGAAAAAGTAAATTCATACAGTGCGCTGGCTTATAAAAATGCGTTAAGGCTAATGGCCCTGGTAAACCAACTGCTCGATTTTAGAAAACTCGAAAGTGGCAATATGCACCCCGATCTGAAAAGAGTGCGTGTGGCAGCATTGGTTTCGGATGTATTTGACAATTTTAGTTTGAAAGCCAACGAGCGTAACATCCAATATTCACTCCGGATAGACGATAACGTCACCTACGCCTGGCTCGACAGCGATAAGCTGCATAAAATATTAACCAACCTGCTTGCTAACGCCTTTAAACACACGCCCGATAACGGAACGGTGACGGTGTTTGTAAAACAAATAAACGTAAACAACACGGAATTTATTGAGATACATGTTACCGACACCGGGATAGGCATACCGGAGCAGTTCCAGGAAAAGATATTTAACATTTTTTACCAGGTAAAGGGCACCCAACGTTTTGCCAAGGAATCAAGCGGTATAGGCCTGGCGCTCACAAAGGAATTGGTTACCATGCACAACGGCAATATCAGGGTTGAAAGTGAAGAAGGCAAAGGCACTGATTTTATTGTGCAGATACCTGTCGGCTTAGGGTTGGATGATGAGCATGAAAATATCTCTGAACCTAAAACAGAACAAGCCTACGAACATGAAGAGCAAACCGCTTTGCTGATTATACCTGACACCGTTAATGCTCATGCACCTGTTATTTTGGTGGTTGAGGATAATGAAACCCTGCGCCATTACATTACACAGGAACTGTCGGAAACTTACCAGGTATACCAGGCGTGCGACGGCTTGGAAGGCTACGAAATGGCCTTGCACATTGTGCCCGACCTGGTGATAAGCGATATACTTATGCCCGGCCATGATGGGCTCGAACTTTGCCATAAACTTAAAACAGACGAAAAAACCAGCCATATACCCGTTATACTTTTAACAGCACGACAAACCGAAGAGAACCGGATCGAAGGCTACACAACAGGGGCTGACGCGTACATTGCCAAGCCTTATAACTCCGCTTTGCTTAAAGTGAGGATACAGAACATACTGGATTCGCGCAAAAAACTGCGCGAATTGTACAGCACCAAAATTGAAGAAAAGCATGTGCAAACTGAACTATCCCCTATTGATAAGCAATTCCTGAAAAAGGCGGTCAAAATTGTGGAGGATAACATAGCGGATATTGATTTTGATATTGACACCCTTGCTGAACGCCTGCAAATGAGCCGCAGGCAACTCTACCGAAAAATAAGCGCGCTTACAGACAAAACGGTACATGATTTTGTAACGGACATACGGATGGAGAAAGCGGCCACGCTGTTATTGAGCGGTGAGTTTACCATAGCCGAAGTAGCTTATAAAGTAGGCTTTTCTGAACCTGCCAATTTCAGCCGCTCGTTTTCAAAAAAGTATGGTATAAGCCCTAAAAACTATGTGATCGGCAAAAGCAAGTTATAA